DNA from Actinomycetota bacterium:
TGAACGGCGTGTCGACCGAGGAGGCGGACTGGTCCTCCGGAGACTATCTGGCCATGCCGGGGGCACAGATGGTGACGTGGGACATCCCGTCCCATTTCCTGCGACCGGGTCGAAACCGGCTCGATATTATTGTCACCGGGTCGAGACACCGCAGCCTGGGGGCGCCCCTTGTGCTGGGTCCTCAAAGCCCCCCCGGCGGGTTCTATGGGTCGTTATCCGGGTGGCACGAGCGCTTCCCGTCCTATCTGGTCGCCTTGTCAGTTCTGGCGGCCGGCCTGGCCCTGATCGCCGGCGCGGCATTTCGGACGTCGATGCCCTGGATCGCCCTTTCCGCTGCCGCCGCCGCGATCGGCACCCGAACCCTGATATCCGATCCGTCCTTTCAAATTGGGCTGGATCCGTTCCGGTCTCTCCTGGACCAGAGCACGCTTGGTGCGGCCTTCATCTGTCTGGGTTGCGCCTTGTCCAATCCACGCGGGGTACAGTCCCCGCGATCGCGGCTCTGGATCGGGTTCGGACTGGCCCTGTTGGTCACCCTGCTGAGCCTTGCCGGCTTCGGACTCTACAGCAGTCAGCCGGCGCTGGACCTGGCCGGTCTGGGGTTGCCCTGGCTTGGCCTGGCATTCCTCGCCTGGGCTCTGCATCAAGACCGGGGGGGGCGGACCGGTGACGGCTTCCTTCCCCGATTGCTGAAAGGAGCGTCGTTAGGGGTGCTGATCCTGACGTCGACACTCGCCGCCGTGGCGGCCTCGGGCCTGGCCTGGGGTCTTTGGGTTCCCGGCCTCGAGATAGCCTATGGTCTGGGGGTGCTCACCCTGCTCGGCGGGCTGGCGGTCGCCGCTACCGCGCTCAGTGTTTGGGAGCTCTGGAAATGGTTGCGTGACCGCCCGAGCCTGAGCAGGATCATCCAGGAGCAGCAGGCGCAGCTCGAAGCGACAGCACTGACCCTGCAGCAACAGGTTCGATTGGCTGCGACGCTGGAAGAGCGGCAGAGGCTTTCGAGGGACATGCACGATGGCATCGGCGGTCAGATGATGTCGCTGCTGGCGAGGGTGCGGTCGCGTGGAATAACCCCTGAAGAGCTGGAGAATGAGCTGACCGGCGGTCTGACGGAGCTTCGTCTGATGGTCGATTCCCTCGATGCCTCCGGCGGTTCGCTCGCCGATGCCCTGGCGGTCCTCCGATCGCGCATTCGTACCCAGTCAGAGGCGGCAGGACTGGGTCTGAACTGGATTCAGGCCGAGGACCTGAACGATCTGCGAGCAGACCCGAACTGGAGTCTGAACCTCAACAGGCTCATCCAGGAGGCGGTGACCAATGCGATTCGTCACTCAAAGGGTGACCGACTGGACGTAACATTTGTGGTGGTAGACGATCAGACGTTGAGCATCGCCATTCAGGATAACGGCATCGGGTTTGATCGGAGCCAGGTCCGTGCCGGGCGTGGTCTGGCCAACCTGACCGTTCGCGCCGCTCAGCTGAATGGTGAACTCGAGTTCGGGAGTACGGAGACCGGTGGCGGCGCGATTGTCCGGGCCATCATCCCGTTACCAAAGCCTCAACCATCCGCGCCCGCTCTCGGCGATCATTCCGTCGTCGATATGATACCCAACTGACGGGCCTCAAAAATTGCTTCACTGCGAGAATGAACGCTCAGCTTCCGGTAGGTCGCCTTGACGTGATCTCGAACGGTGTGCTCGGAAATTTCCAGCACCTCTGCGGCCTCGCGATAGCTCAGACCACGCGAAAACATTTTCAGGACATCTCGCTCGCGGCCCGTCAGCGTATCCTCGGTGGCGACCGGGAGGGTTCGGGCATTTTTTTGATACATGTCCAGAAGGAACTGGGCGGCCTGAGGACTGATCGGCGCATAGCCATCCAGGGTACTGAGGATGTTTCTGACCAGCGCGGCGGGATCTGTGTCCTTGAGCAAATAGCCGTCCGCGCCGGAATCCAGCGCCGCGACGACACTCGTGCGGTCTCCCAGGACCGTGAGGATCAGGCATTTCACGTCGCCGGCTGACTTCAGATATCGGACCAGCTCGACCCCATTGCCATCCGGCAGTTGCAGGTCAATGAGGCATAGATCGACCGGGCAGGCTTTGAACTGGCGCATCGCCCCTGCGATCGAGCGCTCTGAAAACGCGACCTTCAGGTTCGTGCCGGCAGACACAACATCGCGCAGATAGTGGCGCAGAGGATCATCGTCCTCGACGATCCCGATCCGGGCAGTCCGTCCCTGCGTTGAATAAACACCCGGGTCAGTCATTGGCGCTTCCAGCAGGTCCCGTGGGGCTGATCGACGATGTCGACCCAGACCCGATCGCGCACGGTTCGCGGGTCACCGCGCCCGACCAGGGACTGGTATCTACCTCCGTCGTGAATCGACGCACTTCTCCATCGGACGCCGAACCGCCGCGCACAAAAGGCGTCGACATCATCTATGGTCCGAAAGTGGTCGCCGCGAACCGGTTCGGTTACGGCGATATCTGCGCCACTCCAGAGAGTGGAAACCGGAACGCCCACTGCATCCACGGGTGACGGCGCATCGCCGGGGCGCAGACAGGCGACGGAAAGCAGGGTCGAGCAGGTTGTGTCACCA
Protein-coding regions in this window:
- a CDS encoding ATP-binding protein, with the protein product MRGLLLAFSRPVRLGVVAAILMILTTTSVLFLDGALKAGSSAVANSEVSWVPGLADELPYRPPLAVSRGDVRDWNLAAPARVQISHNVQVPTGQRPAMTLNLPLVYGNAALFVNGVSTEEADWSSGDYLAMPGAQMVTWDIPSHFLRPGRNRLDIIVTGSRHRSLGAPLVLGPQSPPGGFYGSLSGWHERFPSYLVALSVLAAGLALIAGAAFRTSMPWIALSAAAAAIGTRTLISDPSFQIGLDPFRSLLDQSTLGAAFICLGCALSNPRGVQSPRSRLWIGFGLALLVTLLSLAGFGLYSSQPALDLAGLGLPWLGLAFLAWALHQDRGGRTGDGFLPRLLKGASLGVLILTSTLAAVAASGLAWGLWVPGLEIAYGLGVLTLLGGLAVAATALSVWELWKWLRDRPSLSRIIQEQQAQLEATALTLQQQVRLAATLEERQRLSRDMHDGIGGQMMSLLARVRSRGITPEELENELTGGLTELRLMVDSLDASGGSLADALAVLRSRIRTQSEAAGLGLNWIQAEDLNDLRADPNWSLNLNRLIQEAVTNAIRHSKGDRLDVTFVVVDDQTLSIAIQDNGIGFDRSQVRAGRGLANLTVRAAQLNGELEFGSTETGGGAIVRAIIPLPKPQPSAPALGDHSVVDMIPN
- a CDS encoding response regulator transcription factor codes for the protein MTDPGVYSTQGRTARIGIVEDDDPLRHYLRDVVSAGTNLKVAFSERSIAGAMRQFKACPVDLCLIDLQLPDGNGVELVRYLKSAGDVKCLILTVLGDRTSVVAALDSGADGYLLKDTDPAALVRNILSTLDGYAPISPQAAQFLLDMYQKNARTLPVATEDTLTGRERDVLKMFSRGLSYREAAEVLEISEHTVRDHVKATYRKLSVHSRSEAIFEARQLGIISTTE